One genomic segment of Brassica napus cultivar Da-Ae chromosome A3, Da-Ae, whole genome shotgun sequence includes these proteins:
- the LOC125607278 gene encoding uncharacterized protein At3g43530-like yields MNRDDTKAKEDGSSSVVGDEMAMGSFSGDEANPRIIDKSVAPGTDQSPRDANDSEENASGKGEEEESSKKNEGEESREVDEGEKEKEGGDEGEKEKEVGDEIEPRRNDEEADERAIIPSRQHETESHADSVVDDEEEGMLPLKLHFPSSQYQKSLKLSGKCYIDTAIRTIQTILKEKEVEWFIEHPQFQHFFHIKNRKQKWMGMWVLVLRSACVAKKHELWFVVNGVPIRYSLRELGFISCLYCHEYPPNHERLGGTTFMNKYFGGRRVTYADLEKQMLAMKSKPSEDRKKMAVLFFLASIFVGGRKSGEGASHVDSFFLRVVDDLDACVTFPWGRYVFEHNLKDVSSFLEKCDGVAATSWVFTSFPIPLELLAFEAIPSLRNHFREDVYGASSGCPRMCKMQYKRKSGTKEFSLKAVNDKLGNNTKDIESILVATAAEEELLETIGMDKESCWADDADDAAVDRWTKIIRKGKKQIFFEEQFRMNFESRTGQIEGPTNPIGGPSNNAQSGQAHADSVEATGATPGAEALKAMEGGLMNAVRDAVRDAMKGVKEKVTSLSTQLGLLEEEVKNDGDGSDNSESEEEDGDVGGNKESEEEDGDVGGDKESDEEDSGDNNEPDEEDGSDNDVEDAILDISKDVQKEYGDVDMDDDDAEMYAHAVEAEKKLKTKAAESVNTKKKRSRKDDGKEAVPVKKVKVDCGDNVRSPIQLRSRAAEEKTAEKRTRGAKKQKAAAEKEAAAEKKAAAAAKKKAAAEKEAAAENEAAAEKEAAKKKAAAKKKQKKPKTKKVGKKTE; encoded by the exons ATGAATCGAGACGATACGAAGGCAAAAGAAGACGGCTCGAGTAGTGTAGTAGGAGATGAAATGGCAATGGGTTCATTCTCCGGAGATGAAGCAAACCCAAGGATTATCGACAAATCTGTCGCCCCAGGAACCGACCAAAGTCCCCGAGATGCAAATGACAGCGAAGAAAATGCAAGTGGAAAAGGTGAAGAGGAAGAATCAAGTAAGAAAAATGAAGGGGAGGAATCAAGAGAAGTAGACGAAGGAGAAAAAGAGAAGGAAGGCGGAGACGAAGGagaaaaagagaaggaagtcggaGACGAAATAGAGCCCCGaagaaacgacgaagaagctgatGAAAGGGCGATAATTCCGAGTCGACAACATGAAACTGAGTCGCATGCAGATTCG GTTGTAGATGACGAAGAAGAGGGCATGCTACCGCTGAAGTTGCACTTTCCTTCAAGCCAATATCAAAAGTCTTTAAAGCTTTCAGGAAAGTGTTACATTGACACGGCGATAAGAACTATTCAAACGATCCTGAAAGAGAAGGAGGTGGAATGGTTCATAGAGCACCCACAATTCCAACATTTCTTCCATATTAAAAACCGAAAGCAGAAGTGGATGGGAATGTGGGTTCTCGTTTTGCGATCAGCTTGTGTTGCGAAGAAGCATGAGTTATGGTTTGTCGTTAATGGCGTCCCAATCCGATATTCTCTTAGAGAATTAGGATTCATTTCTTGTCTATACTGCCATGAGTATCCCCCCAACCATGAGAGGTTGGGTGGTACAACATTCATGAACAAGTATTTTGGAGGGAGAAGGGTAACATACGCTGACCTGGAGAAGCAGATGTTGGCAATGAAATCAAAGCCATCTGAGGATCGTAAGAAGATGGCCGTTCTGTTCTTCTTAGCCAGCATCTTTGTCGGAGGCCGAAAGAGTGGTGAGGGAGCATCACATGTGGACAGTTTCTTCCTGCGTGTTGTTGATGACCTAGATGCGTGTGTAACGTTCCCTTGGGGTCGGTATGTATTCGAACATAACTTGAAGGATGTCTCTAGCTTTTTGGAGAAATGCGACGGGGTTGCGGCGACGAGTTGGGTTTTTACAAGCTTTCCTATCCCTCTGGAG TTGTTGGCCTTTGAGGCAATTCCAAGCTTGAGGAACCATTTCCGAGAAGATGTGTATGGTGCAAGCAGTGGTTGCCCGCGGATGTGCAAGATGCAGTACAAACGGAAAAGTGGAACCAAGGAATTTAGTCTGAAAGCTGTGAACGATAAACTTGGTAATAATACAAAG GATATTGAGAGTATCTTGGTAGCAACAGCAGCTGAGGAGGAACTTCTGGAAACCATAGGAATGGACAAGGAGAGTTGTTGGGCCGATGACGCCGATGATGCAGCAGTTGATCGTTGGACGAAGATAATACGGAAAGGGAAGAAACAAATTTTCTTTGAAGAACAGTTCCGCATGAATTTTGAGTCTCGCACAGGTCAGATTGAAGGTCCCACCAATCCTATCGGAGGACCATCGAATAATGCACAATCTGGTCAGGCTCATGCAGATTCGGTGGAGGCTACTGGAGCTACTCCTGGAGCTGAGGCTTTAAAAGCGATGGAAGGTGGGCTTATGAATGCAGTCCGAGATGCAGTTCGAGATGCTATGAAGGGAGTGAAGGAAAAAGTCACTTCATTGTCTACGCAGCTAGGTCTTCTAGAAGAGGAGGTGAAAA ATGATGGTGATGGTAGTGACAATAGCGAGTCGGAAGAAGAGGATGGTGATGTGGGTGGGAATAAGGAGTCGGAGGAAGAGGATGGTGATGTGGGTGGGGATAAGGAGTCGGATGAAGAGGATAGTGGTGACAATAACGAGCCAGACGAAGAGGATGGTAGTGACAATGATGTTGAAGATGCCATTCTCGATATTTCAAAGGATGTGCAGAAGGAATATGGTGATGTTGacatggatgatgatgatgcggAGATGTATGCACATGCTGTGGAGGCCGAGAAAAAATTAAAGACTAAGGCAGCAGAGTCTGTAAACACGAAAAAAAAGAGGTCGAGAAAAGATGATGGCAAAGAAGCAGTTCCTGTGAAAAAGGTTAAGGTGGACTGTGGTGATAATGTGAGGAGTCCCATTCAGCTAAGAAGCAGGGCAGCAGAGGAGAAGACAGCAGAGAAGAGGACCAGAGGTGCAAAGAAGCAGAAGGCAGCTGCTGAGAAGGAGGCAGCAGCTGAGAAGAAGGCAGCTGCGGCAGCTAAGAAGAAGGCAGCTGCTGAGAAGGAGGCAGCAGCTGAGAACGAGGCAGCAGCTGAAAAGGAGGCAGCTAAGAAGAAGGCAGCAGctaagaagaagcagaagaagccGAAGACAAAGAAAGTAGGTAAGAAGACCGAGTGA